GGCAGAAGCTCCGCAAGACATATCGCGTCTGGCAAGAGGGGAAATGCCCGGATTTCGTGCTGGAATTGTCGAGTGAAACGACTTACAGGAACGACTTGCGGGAAAAGATGGAACTTTACGCGATATTAGGGATCCCCGAATATTTCTTGGCGGATATAGAGGGGTTATACTTACCAACGCCACTTATGGGGTTTAGATTAGTAGATGGGGTTTATGAGCCGGTGTCGCCTGGCAGAGACGGTGCGGTGCATGCCTCGGTTCTCGGTTTAGATTTCCACCTGCGTTTTAGGGATATACAACTTTATGATCCCACCCGGGAGCAGTGGCTTCAGTTACCTGAAGAAGCCGCAGAAACTCGCGCTGAACAAGCAGAAACTCGCGCTGAACAAGCAGAAACTCGCGCTGAACAAGCAGAAACTGAAGCTGCAGCATTGCGCGCTGAACTCGCCCGCTTGCGGGGGAACCCCTGATCCTTCCGCTCTCAAGCCTCCGATAGGTTGTGGGTGCCTTGATTAATTGTAGGTGTAATATTGTTTTGCGTTATCAACCCATGTCTGTAGTGCTGGAATCCACTTTTTTTCTATTTCGTCAACAGACTTCCCATTCATAAGATCGTTTCGGAGCCAGTTATTTCCTGCTAACCTGTCAAAGTGCGAGGTTCGGAACGCAAAATGATCGCTGTATTCAGATGTAAGGGTAACTAACATGTAAATGGCTGTTTCTATTGGATGGAAATGTTCCCTATCCGTAACGTGAAT
This is a stretch of genomic DNA from Candidatus Poribacteria bacterium. It encodes these proteins:
- a CDS encoding Uma2 family endonuclease; this encodes MARYEENRGDLGSAPTQDSQLYPETDGKPMAASDEHRRVLMNLLRLLEAFFAQTPDTYVSGDILMYYLEGDPRKVVSPDVLVTFGVGQKLRKTYRVWQEGKCPDFVLELSSETTYRNDLREKMELYAILGIPEYFLADIEGLYLPTPLMGFRLVDGVYEPVSPGRDGAVHASVLGLDFHLRFRDIQLYDPTREQWLQLPEEAAETRAEQAETRAEQAETRAEQAETEAAALRAELARLRGNP